Proteins from a genomic interval of Enterococcus faecium:
- a CDS encoding HIT family protein → MENCIFCKIINQEIPSYKIYEDDKVYAFLDISQATKGHTLVVPKRHVADIFEYDPELAGEVFSRVPKIAQALEKAFPEMKGLNILNNNRELAYQSVFHSHIHLVPRYSKEDDFSIHFVNHQDSYGSEELKAIQETIVKQVSCDD, encoded by the coding sequence ATGGAAAACTGTATTTTTTGCAAAATCATCAATCAAGAAATCCCAAGCTATAAAATATATGAAGACGACAAGGTCTATGCTTTTTTAGACATCTCTCAAGCAACGAAAGGACACACATTAGTTGTGCCTAAACGTCATGTAGCAGATATTTTTGAATATGATCCCGAACTTGCAGGAGAGGTTTTTTCGCGTGTGCCTAAGATTGCTCAAGCATTGGAAAAAGCTTTTCCAGAAATGAAAGGTCTTAATATCTTGAATAACAACCGTGAACTAGCCTATCAATCTGTTTTTCATTCACATATCCATTTAGTCCCTCGCTACAGCAAAGAGGATGATTTTTCTATTCACTTTGTCAATCATCAAGATAGTTATGGATCGGAAGAACTAAAAGCTATTCAAGAAACAATCGTAAAGCAGGTGTCCTGCGATGATTAA
- a CDS encoding YtxH domain-containing protein, giving the protein MIKNFFKGLLFGAAAGTVGGLLLAPRSGNETRKKLIEELEEATTLTNDLNNSLNHFKSALIETKETAESVIPAFQEAIKKDIEDFKFQAEPRITQINEQVEKLKADLPEYPEQI; this is encoded by the coding sequence ATGATTAAAAACTTTTTCAAAGGACTGTTATTTGGAGCTGCTGCTGGCACTGTCGGAGGTCTGTTATTGGCGCCCAGGAGCGGGAATGAAACAAGAAAGAAACTGATCGAAGAATTGGAAGAAGCAACAACTCTGACAAATGATTTAAATAACAGCCTGAATCATTTTAAAAGCGCATTGATCGAAACAAAAGAAACAGCTGAATCTGTGATTCCTGCTTTCCAAGAAGCAATCAAAAAAGATATCGAAGATTTTAAATTCCAAGCCGAACCACGTATCACACAAATCAATGAACAAGTAGAAAAACTAAAAGCTGATCTGCCAGAGTATCCTGAACAAATATAA
- a CDS encoding phosphotransferase family protein, translating to MMEFQLDQEWRLRPIKGDTGKTYIGMRDEDKVFIKRNTTPMLAALSREGITPKLVWTKRTGNGDTLTAQEWLEGRLLTPNEIGQRNDVIDVLYHLHHSNSLKTMLTRIGGRVMTPEKMLQKYEKELPEELQKNQFLQIVHRFLREQIPSIDKENLSVVHGDVNHRNWLVCKNYLYLVDWDSIMFADPAVDIATILGNYVPLSSWNQWLISYGIRPTDEMLEKFHWYAAMNLLQEITRYCKREDHRRMNEEILQLKRIFSG from the coding sequence ATGATGGAGTTTCAGTTAGACCAAGAGTGGCGGTTACGTCCCATCAAAGGCGACACAGGAAAAACATACATAGGCATGCGTGATGAGGACAAAGTCTTTATTAAACGAAACACGACTCCGATGTTGGCTGCTCTTTCAAGGGAAGGAATTACACCAAAACTTGTTTGGACAAAACGAACGGGGAATGGCGATACTTTGACAGCACAAGAGTGGCTGGAAGGTCGCTTGCTGACTCCTAATGAGATTGGTCAAAGAAACGACGTGATTGATGTTTTGTACCATTTACATCATTCAAATTCTCTTAAAACCATGCTGACCCGTATCGGTGGTCGTGTCATGACGCCGGAGAAGATGCTGCAAAAATATGAAAAAGAATTACCGGAAGAACTCCAGAAAAATCAATTTCTGCAAATTGTCCATCGTTTTCTTCGTGAGCAGATCCCGTCAATAGATAAGGAAAACTTATCAGTAGTACACGGAGATGTAAACCATCGTAATTGGTTAGTATGTAAAAATTATTTATATCTAGTCGATTGGGATTCAATCATGTTTGCAGACCCTGCGGTGGATATTGCAACGATTTTAGGAAATTATGTGCCACTGTCTAGCTGGAATCAGTGGCTGATCAGTTATGGCATACGCCCGACTGACGAAATGCTTGAAAAATTTCATTGGTATGCGGCCATGAATTTGCTCCAAGAAATCACCAGATATTGCAAACGTGAAGATCATCGACGGATGAACGAAGAAATTTTACAATTAAAACGAATTTTCAGTGGCTGA
- the trmB gene encoding tRNA (guanosine(46)-N7)-methyltransferase TrmB, with amino-acid sequence MRVRNRPGAAEMLAAHPNFVISDPTLWKGKWNELFENDHPIHIEIGMGKGQFITGMAKAHPEINYIGVEMQVSVVSIALDKLIEQPLPNLKLLHVDGSALTEYFADSEVDQIYLNFSDPWPKKRHEKRRLTYKTFLAVDEQILRPNGEIHFKTDNQGLFEYSLASFSQYGMILKQVWLDLHQSQFEGNIMTEYEEKFSSKGQRIYRVEAQFQDKTKKKSL; translated from the coding sequence ATGCGTGTCCGAAATCGTCCGGGAGCAGCGGAAATGTTAGCGGCTCACCCGAATTTTGTAATTAGTGATCCAACATTGTGGAAGGGAAAATGGAATGAATTGTTTGAAAACGATCATCCAATCCACATTGAGATTGGTATGGGGAAAGGCCAGTTCATCACTGGAATGGCAAAAGCCCATCCTGAAATCAATTATATTGGAGTAGAAATGCAGGTCAGTGTTGTTTCGATTGCACTAGACAAGTTGATCGAACAACCGCTTCCTAACCTGAAACTTCTACATGTGGATGGATCAGCGTTGACAGAGTATTTCGCTGACAGCGAAGTAGATCAAATCTATCTGAATTTTTCCGATCCATGGCCAAAAAAACGTCATGAAAAACGGCGATTGACATATAAGACTTTTCTTGCTGTAGATGAACAGATTCTTCGTCCAAATGGAGAAATCCATTTCAAAACAGATAATCAAGGATTGTTTGAGTATTCTCTGGCAAGTTTTTCTCAATATGGCATGATCCTCAAACAGGTATGGTTAGATTTACATCAAAGTCAATTTGAAGGCAATATTATGACGGAGTATGAAGAAAAATTTTCTTCAAAAGGTCAACGTATTTATCGAGTAGAAGCTCAATTTCAAGATAAGACCAAAAAGAAAAGTCTGTGA
- the ade gene encoding adenine deaminase gives METTLRKYIEVASKKKPADLVIKHAKIVNVFTKEIMEKDVAICEGMIVGIGEYEGKSVHNANGQYLVPGFIDGHVHIESSLLSPSEFSKVSLLHGVTTVVTDPHEIGNIAGSTGLEFMIEDARQTLMNIFFMLPSCVPVTPFETNGANLNAKKLAPFLQKPEVLGLAEVMNYQAVANNETDILEKIQLMHQHKKKIDGHAAGIGMEELNVYPAAGIRTDHEATTAKEAKERLDLGMYLMVREGTVAKDLASLLPAITPENSRRCFFVTDDKLINDLVKEGSIDHIVRQAIALGIDPLQAIQMATLNAAECFDLKTLGAIAPGYQADFFLTDDLTKLPIHEVFYKGTLVVQSGQLQDHLFADHSNSYTCCLPKLNAQPLNPHSLELLLSSSQAHVIEIIPNSLVTKDLVEKVDRQGERFIPSIEKDQLKIAVIERHHQTGNIGLGIVKGFQLKQGAIATTIAHDSHNLVVVGTNDEDMLYAANLLIQKGGGMTVVNKQQEIACVSLPIGGIMTQEPFSIVYEQLNELITKAHQLGAAKTFDPFLTLSFLTLSVIPELKITDKGLFSFSRFQLIPPCGKTDEINTF, from the coding sequence TTGGAAACAACATTAAGGAAATATATCGAAGTAGCAAGTAAAAAAAAGCCTGCTGACCTAGTGATCAAGCATGCTAAGATCGTCAACGTCTTTACGAAAGAAATCATGGAAAAAGATGTAGCAATCTGCGAAGGAATGATCGTAGGAATCGGTGAATACGAAGGAAAAAGCGTACATAATGCTAATGGGCAATATCTAGTGCCAGGATTCATCGATGGCCATGTGCATATCGAAAGCTCACTTTTATCACCAAGCGAATTTTCAAAAGTATCCTTGCTTCATGGAGTTACTACTGTAGTGACAGATCCCCATGAAATAGGAAACATTGCTGGGAGTACAGGTCTTGAGTTTATGATAGAAGATGCAAGACAAACACTCATGAATATCTTTTTTATGCTACCTTCTTGTGTACCTGTAACCCCTTTTGAGACCAATGGTGCAAATTTAAATGCAAAAAAATTAGCCCCTTTTTTACAAAAACCCGAAGTTTTAGGCTTAGCTGAAGTCATGAACTATCAAGCAGTAGCAAATAATGAAACAGACATCCTAGAAAAGATCCAATTGATGCACCAGCATAAGAAAAAAATTGACGGGCATGCAGCTGGTATCGGCATGGAAGAGTTAAATGTTTATCCTGCAGCAGGTATTCGGACGGATCATGAAGCTACAACTGCAAAAGAAGCTAAAGAACGTTTGGATCTTGGTATGTATTTAATGGTTCGAGAAGGGACCGTTGCAAAAGATCTGGCATCGCTACTACCGGCGATCACACCTGAAAATTCAAGAAGATGCTTCTTTGTCACCGATGATAAACTGATCAATGATTTAGTAAAAGAAGGATCAATCGATCATATCGTCCGTCAAGCTATTGCACTTGGAATCGATCCATTACAAGCCATTCAGATGGCAACATTGAATGCAGCAGAATGTTTTGATTTGAAAACACTAGGTGCGATTGCCCCTGGGTATCAAGCTGATTTCTTCTTAACAGACGATCTTACCAAGCTGCCAATTCATGAAGTTTTCTATAAGGGAACATTAGTTGTTCAATCTGGGCAACTCCAAGACCATTTATTTGCTGATCATTCAAATTCATATACGTGTTGTCTGCCAAAACTAAACGCTCAACCATTAAATCCACATTCGTTAGAGCTGCTTCTTTCTTCTTCACAAGCCCATGTGATCGAAATTATCCCGAATAGTCTAGTGACTAAAGATTTGGTAGAAAAAGTGGACCGACAAGGCGAACGATTCATTCCTTCAATCGAAAAAGACCAATTAAAGATTGCGGTGATCGAGCGTCACCATCAAACGGGAAACATTGGATTAGGCATAGTGAAAGGATTTCAGCTGAAACAAGGAGCGATAGCGACAACGATTGCCCATGACTCGCATAATCTAGTTGTCGTTGGGACAAACGACGAGGATATGCTGTATGCTGCTAATCTTTTGATTCAAAAAGGTGGCGGGATGACCGTTGTCAACAAACAGCAGGAAATAGCTTGTGTTTCTCTTCCTATAGGCGGAATCATGACACAGGAACCTTTTTCGATCGTCTATGAACAGTTGAATGAATTAATAACTAAAGCACATCAACTAGGAGCAGCTAAAACCTTTGATCCTTTTTTGACACTTTCTTTCTTAACATTATCTGTCATACCCGAATTGAAGATCACCGACAAAGGATTATTTTCATTTTCTCGCTTCCAATTGATTCCACCTTGTGGAAAAACCGATGAAATAAATACATTTTAA
- a CDS encoding ABC transporter ATP-binding protein, which translates to MSLIIDHVTGGYGHLPVLKDISFDVQPGEIVGLIGLNGAGKSTTIKHIIGLLEASKGTIEINHLSLKKNTEEYRKQIGYIPETPSLYEELTLREHIEVTAMAYDIPMDIAMKRAEKLLETFRLSNRLDWFPANFSKGMKQKVMILCAFLIEPSLYIIDEPFLGLDPLAINALLELMVEMKKEGAGILMSTHILATAEKYCDRFVVLHNGEIRADGSLEMLRKEFQLPDSSLDEIYIALTKEQAHE; encoded by the coding sequence ATGAGTTTAATTATCGATCATGTCACAGGGGGGTACGGACATCTCCCTGTGTTAAAAGATATCAGTTTCGATGTACAGCCTGGAGAGATAGTAGGGTTGATTGGACTGAACGGAGCAGGGAAAAGTACGACCATCAAGCACATTATCGGTCTGCTGGAAGCTTCAAAAGGAACGATAGAAATCAATCATCTATCCTTAAAGAAAAATACGGAAGAATATCGCAAACAAATTGGGTATATTCCAGAGACTCCTTCTTTATATGAAGAATTGACATTGAGAGAACATATCGAAGTCACTGCGATGGCCTACGATATACCTATGGATATAGCAATGAAAAGAGCAGAAAAGTTGTTGGAGACTTTTCGGTTATCTAATCGTCTTGACTGGTTCCCAGCTAATTTTTCAAAGGGAATGAAACAGAAAGTGATGATCTTATGCGCCTTTTTGATCGAGCCTTCTTTATATATCATCGACGAACCATTTTTAGGCTTGGATCCACTAGCTATCAATGCATTGCTTGAATTGATGGTAGAAATGAAAAAAGAAGGAGCCGGTATTTTGATGTCTACGCATATTTTAGCTACTGCAGAAAAATATTGTGATCGTTTTGTGGTCTTACATAACGGAGAGATACGAGCAGACGGTTCTCTTGAGATGTTGAGAAAAGAATTTCAGCTGCCGGATTCTTCTTTGGACGAAATCTATATTGCTTTAACAAAGGAGCAGGCACATGAGTAG
- a CDS encoding 3'-5' exoribonuclease YhaM family protein yields MKKIRDLVIDEQFEQFVLIKSADVRIAKNGKKFIAFTFQDTSGTIDGKYWDASEEEINKFTAGTVVFLNGKREVYQGNPQVKILHMRLTRVDEPGEPSLYMERAPLKKEEMEEEINQLLFEITNAHWNRIVRYLLNKYQKQFFKFPAAKRNHHAFASGLAYHTLTMLHLGKSIADEYPELNRALLYAGIILHDLGKVIELSGPMSTEYTLAGNLIGHLVLIDEEITKACLALKISEADEDVLVLRHMVLAHHGLLEYGSPVRPRIMEAEILHQIDNIDASMQMMLTSIRQTEPGKYTDRIFGMDNRSFYVPKDL; encoded by the coding sequence ATGAAAAAAATTCGTGATTTAGTAATCGATGAGCAGTTTGAACAATTTGTCCTGATCAAAAGTGCAGATGTAAGAATCGCTAAAAACGGAAAAAAATTTATTGCTTTTACTTTCCAAGATACTTCAGGTACTATCGATGGTAAATACTGGGATGCTTCGGAGGAGGAAATCAATAAATTTACAGCCGGCACAGTCGTTTTTCTAAACGGTAAAAGAGAGGTTTATCAAGGAAACCCTCAAGTAAAGATTCTTCATATGCGCTTAACAAGGGTAGATGAGCCAGGAGAGCCTAGTTTATACATGGAAAGAGCCCCTTTGAAGAAAGAAGAAATGGAAGAAGAAATCAATCAATTGTTGTTTGAGATCACCAATGCGCATTGGAATCGTATTGTTCGCTATCTACTTAATAAATATCAAAAACAATTTTTTAAGTTTCCGGCAGCAAAAAGAAACCATCATGCATTTGCCAGTGGATTAGCTTATCATACTTTGACAATGCTTCACTTAGGGAAATCAATCGCCGATGAATATCCTGAGCTGAATCGAGCATTGTTGTATGCTGGTATCATTTTGCATGATTTAGGAAAGGTGATTGAACTTTCCGGTCCTATGTCGACAGAATATACGCTTGCAGGAAATTTGATCGGTCATCTGGTATTGATTGACGAAGAAATAACTAAAGCCTGTCTTGCGTTGAAAATCAGCGAAGCTGACGAAGATGTTCTCGTATTACGTCATATGGTTTTAGCACACCATGGCTTATTAGAATATGGCTCACCTGTACGTCCAAGAATAATGGAAGCAGAAATATTACATCAAATCGACAATATCGATGCTTCGATGCAGATGATGTTGACTTCGATTCGTCAAACAGAACCAGGAAAATACACCGATCGGATTTTCGGTATGGACAACCGAAGTTTCTATGTACCAAAAGATTTATAG
- a CDS encoding peptidylprolyl isomerase, with the protein MKKKSIILAATSALAVLTLAACSGDTNKDIATMKGGTITVSDFYDEAKLESSNQSLVQRMIIYKVFNNKYGDKVTDKQVDAEYDKQAKSLGDTFESQLEAAGYTKDTYKEYIRNNLAFEAGLKAHVDITDDDLKTAWKSFHPEVEAQIIKLSSEDEAKDVKKSADDGDDFSKLAKDKSTDTETKEDGGKVKFDSTTTTIPAEVKEAAFKLKDGEISDVITTTNPTSYATEYYVVKMVKNQNKGNDMDKYKDQLKDIATETKLSDNAFTTKVIGEELKDANVKIKDDAFENVLSAFTTTSSSTKDSSETTASTKSSDTKSTDSTKESSTEETTDSSK; encoded by the coding sequence ATGAAAAAAAAATCAATTATTTTGGCAGCTACTAGTGCGTTGGCTGTTTTAACTCTAGCAGCTTGTTCAGGCGATACTAATAAAGATATCGCAACGATGAAAGGCGGAACGATCACTGTATCTGATTTCTATGATGAAGCAAAACTTGAATCATCGAACCAATCCTTAGTACAACGGATGATCATTTATAAAGTATTCAATAACAAATATGGCGATAAAGTAACCGATAAGCAAGTGGATGCAGAATACGACAAACAAGCGAAATCATTAGGTGATACTTTTGAATCACAATTAGAAGCTGCTGGATATACGAAAGATACTTATAAAGAATATATTCGTAACAATTTAGCTTTTGAAGCTGGCTTGAAAGCTCACGTAGATATTACAGATGACGATTTGAAAACTGCTTGGAAATCTTTCCATCCAGAAGTAGAAGCACAAATCATCAAATTATCAAGTGAAGATGAAGCAAAAGATGTGAAAAAATCAGCGGATGATGGAGATGATTTCTCTAAATTAGCCAAAGACAAATCAACTGATACAGAGACAAAAGAAGATGGCGGTAAAGTTAAATTCGACTCAACGACAACAACTATTCCTGCAGAAGTAAAAGAAGCAGCTTTCAAATTGAAAGACGGTGAGATCTCCGATGTTATTACTACAACAAATCCTACTTCTTATGCGACAGAATACTACGTTGTCAAAATGGTGAAAAACCAAAATAAAGGCAATGACATGGATAAATACAAAGATCAACTAAAAGATATCGCTACTGAAACTAAACTAAGTGACAATGCATTCACAACTAAAGTAATCGGTGAAGAATTAAAAGATGCAAATGTAAAAATCAAAGATGATGCCTTTGAAAATGTGTTGAGTGCATTCACAACAACTTCATCAAGTACGAAAGACTCAAGTGAAACTACAGCTTCAACAAAGAGTTCTGACACAAAATCAACTGATTCAACAAAAGAATCTTCAACTGAAGAAACAACTGATTCATCAAAATAA
- a CDS encoding ATP-binding protein, with translation MKILRIEIAAFGKWRQKSFDFYSDNQLIYGGNEAGKSTIYQFIQAILFGFPSKGRKKKDYTPKDGSAYGGKIWLKHPVYGEFAVERYKQQNRGKSKVWLGDQVGSDELLEKLIAPLTKELFQQVFTFQQEQLMELDHLREKELHDALISLGITGSSQVFQKRQEYYQKAQQLFKKKGQKLLINQKLNEWKELQEKIHQKQEQEAYFGKLIQQEQEYESQQQQLLAQLKEANKQFSLARQQELNFSLYEEWQSLKKNSTTGLPDEQLLLDLESFSKRYQQTNERLEELEATLEKHSGMDQQSARYYFYLEQEQELKDLQQLQFTAEQLNEEWQRLQIETRETNSELKILEQRWHWQKNPLPEEFLYEEEWKHLLAEERRIADLESQISVRLQIAKEQQEMIEAEVNDLEETYPALLQNQSEIAPVSSSKPYMLMAGGAIIIAGIFVPMPLKVILLLIGAGMIGYFFYKRQPKIKTKNDFSEIKGMWQEKLGQLDLALAQLAEAEEKQKRTGEEKQILQQEVYRFADHRHLGKMDTLKLMKEYGQEVIDYQKLYGVFERKHKREQEIQEKLRQIDQKFEFVKEWLPIQDKTISEKMVLLSRFIQEMEQMKFARSYQQNTLLKQEINQLKKKQKVWIQEYSEQLTQAGLSYPSEVPVFLQKAKQAEQQMKRYNELSEMLTPLFPEELTKEKLSVRLRQLKEKQSQLQQEEKEASENRQRLQLQVEELQRDGTLDELYQQASRQKAKLQELLEEWGALEIAGTFLGDLSTEMSERQLPQLLRAAGDYLGILTKGNYQKILLKNDTLTLTDEYTEFPIYELSTGTKDQLIMAMRFAYLSLEANRSICPIIIDDGWLHYDHQRKYQLAELLAKFGEKYQIICFSSDKEMVSYYHEMNQIVKQLEGANNEKNS, from the coding sequence ATGAAGATTTTAAGGATCGAGATTGCTGCTTTTGGAAAATGGCGTCAAAAAAGTTTTGACTTTTATTCAGACAATCAGCTGATCTATGGGGGAAACGAAGCAGGAAAATCAACGATTTATCAATTTATTCAAGCAATATTATTTGGTTTCCCTTCAAAAGGCCGTAAAAAAAAGGATTATACACCAAAAGACGGCTCAGCCTATGGCGGCAAAATATGGCTTAAACATCCTGTATATGGTGAATTTGCTGTCGAGCGCTACAAGCAGCAAAATCGCGGAAAATCGAAGGTGTGGCTGGGGGATCAAGTGGGAAGTGATGAGTTACTAGAAAAACTGATCGCACCTTTGACGAAAGAGTTATTCCAGCAGGTATTTACTTTCCAGCAAGAGCAGTTGATGGAACTAGATCATTTGAGAGAAAAAGAGCTACATGATGCGCTGATTTCTTTAGGCATCACGGGCAGTTCTCAAGTATTCCAAAAGCGGCAAGAATATTATCAGAAAGCACAACAATTATTCAAGAAAAAAGGCCAAAAATTACTAATCAATCAAAAATTAAATGAATGGAAAGAGCTGCAAGAAAAAATTCATCAAAAACAAGAACAGGAAGCTTATTTTGGCAAGTTGATCCAACAAGAACAGGAATACGAGTCGCAACAGCAGCAGTTATTGGCACAATTAAAAGAGGCGAACAAACAATTTTCATTAGCCAGACAGCAAGAACTTAATTTTTCTTTATATGAAGAATGGCAATCTCTCAAAAAAAACAGCACTACAGGTCTTCCTGATGAGCAACTTCTTTTAGATCTGGAGTCTTTCTCCAAACGGTATCAGCAAACAAATGAGCGTTTGGAAGAATTAGAAGCAACACTGGAAAAGCATAGCGGGATGGATCAGCAGTCAGCCAGATATTATTTTTATTTAGAGCAGGAGCAGGAACTAAAAGATCTCCAGCAACTTCAATTTACAGCGGAACAATTAAACGAAGAATGGCAAAGATTACAAATTGAGACTAGAGAAACAAATTCAGAATTGAAGATTTTGGAACAAAGGTGGCATTGGCAGAAAAATCCGTTACCGGAAGAATTTTTATATGAAGAAGAATGGAAGCATCTTCTGGCTGAAGAAAGAAGGATTGCTGATCTAGAAAGCCAGATTTCTGTGCGTCTCCAAATAGCTAAAGAACAGCAAGAGATGATTGAAGCAGAAGTGAATGACTTGGAAGAGACCTATCCAGCATTATTACAAAATCAGTCAGAGATAGCACCAGTCTCTTCATCTAAACCGTATATGCTGATGGCTGGCGGAGCAATAATCATTGCAGGTATATTTGTACCAATGCCCTTGAAAGTGATCCTTTTACTAATTGGTGCAGGCATGATTGGCTATTTCTTCTACAAAAGGCAACCAAAAATTAAAACTAAAAATGATTTCTCTGAGATAAAAGGAATGTGGCAAGAAAAACTAGGACAACTTGATCTAGCCTTAGCTCAATTAGCTGAAGCAGAAGAAAAACAAAAGAGAACTGGAGAAGAAAAACAGATTCTTCAGCAAGAAGTATATCGTTTTGCGGATCATCGGCACTTAGGAAAGATGGATACGCTCAAACTCATGAAAGAATATGGACAGGAAGTCATAGATTATCAGAAATTATATGGCGTATTTGAGCGGAAACATAAAAGAGAACAGGAAATACAAGAAAAACTACGACAAATCGACCAAAAATTTGAGTTTGTTAAAGAATGGTTACCGATACAAGATAAGACAATTTCAGAAAAAATGGTATTGCTTTCCCGTTTTATACAAGAGATGGAACAGATGAAATTTGCCAGAAGCTATCAGCAAAATACTTTATTGAAGCAAGAAATCAATCAATTGAAAAAGAAACAAAAAGTATGGATACAAGAATACAGCGAACAATTGACTCAAGCAGGCTTATCTTATCCTTCGGAAGTACCTGTCTTTTTACAAAAAGCCAAACAAGCCGAACAGCAGATGAAAAGATACAATGAATTATCGGAAATGCTTACTCCACTATTTCCTGAAGAGCTGACAAAAGAGAAATTATCTGTAAGACTGCGCCAACTGAAAGAAAAGCAATCCCAACTCCAGCAAGAAGAAAAAGAAGCAAGTGAAAATCGGCAACGACTCCAACTTCAAGTAGAAGAGTTGCAAAGAGACGGCACATTGGACGAACTTTATCAACAAGCTAGCCGGCAAAAAGCAAAATTACAGGAATTACTGGAGGAATGGGGAGCACTTGAAATCGCCGGGACATTCTTAGGTGATCTTTCAACAGAGATGAGTGAAAGACAATTACCCCAGTTGTTAAGAGCAGCAGGTGATTATTTAGGTATTTTAACAAAAGGAAATTATCAGAAGATATTACTGAAAAATGATACACTGACTTTAACAGACGAATATACAGAATTTCCCATCTATGAGTTATCTACAGGTACGAAAGATCAGCTGATTATGGCGATGAGATTTGCTTACCTCTCATTAGAAGCTAACCGTTCGATATGCCCGATCATCATTGATGATGGCTGGCTTCATTATGATCATCAGCGAAAGTATCAATTAGCTGAACTTTTAGCTAAATTTGGAGAAAAGTATCAAATAATTTGTTTTTCTTCTGATAAAGAAATGGTAAGCTATTACCATGAGATGAACCAAATCGTAAAACAATTAGAAGGAGCAAATAATGAAAAAAATTCGTGA
- a CDS encoding ABC transporter permease: MSSFFQKRLARHQKKMMKYMRYVLNDHFVLVCLFLIGGVGLYYSNWLKTLQPPFAIGGLIISVFWMLCLFVGKMATFAEAADIVFLLPKEKEMQTYLERAFRYSCIFPLIFLILACGLAMPLVVVSTEQSFSMFFVYLIILWSLKFSHLQIKRAELFRLDQQVIRYWKLGWFFSSLIFLFLSFYWLIWAGIAGALVQASLYYWFLWKQQEKGLDWEKMVHVEEHRLHQIYQFINLFTDVPEITAKIKRRRYLDPILTHIKRESKNTYLYLFARRLARGSDFSGLYFRLVIIGGLLIAGVVDFYFSLIIGFLFLYLIGFQLLPLANQFRYMVLVQLYPIHKNQKKQAIQYLLTWVLIIASVIFGLIAAVVLDGQQRWVPLAAYLIVTMLFVKLYVPTRLKKMSD, translated from the coding sequence ATGAGTAGTTTTTTTCAAAAACGTTTAGCAAGACATCAAAAGAAAATGATGAAATATATGCGTTATGTATTGAACGATCATTTTGTTTTAGTTTGTCTTTTCTTGATTGGCGGTGTGGGATTATATTATTCTAATTGGTTGAAAACCCTGCAGCCACCGTTTGCAATTGGAGGGCTCATAATCTCTGTATTTTGGATGCTCTGTTTATTCGTGGGTAAGATGGCTACTTTTGCAGAGGCAGCAGATATTGTTTTTTTACTTCCTAAAGAAAAAGAAATGCAAACCTATTTGGAACGAGCTTTTCGCTATTCTTGCATTTTTCCGTTGATCTTTTTGATATTGGCATGCGGATTGGCCATGCCATTAGTGGTGGTTAGTACGGAGCAATCCTTTTCGATGTTTTTCGTCTATCTGATCATATTATGGAGTTTGAAATTCAGTCATCTGCAAATCAAGAGAGCAGAATTGTTTCGACTAGATCAACAAGTTATTCGTTATTGGAAATTAGGCTGGTTTTTTTCTTCTCTGATCTTTTTGTTTCTATCATTTTATTGGCTAATATGGGCAGGAATAGCAGGTGCATTAGTACAGGCAAGTCTATATTACTGGTTTTTGTGGAAGCAACAAGAAAAAGGATTGGATTGGGAGAAAATGGTGCATGTAGAAGAACATAGGTTGCATCAGATCTATCAATTTATCAATTTATTCACAGATGTTCCTGAAATTACGGCAAAGATCAAAAGAAGACGCTATTTGGATCCTATATTGACTCATATTAAAAGAGAATCAAAAAACACTTATCTTTACTTGTTTGCAAGAAGATTGGCAAGAGGTTCTGATTTTAGTGGTCTTTATTTCCGATTAGTAATTATAGGTGGGTTATTGATTGCCGGAGTAGTCGACTTTTATTTTAGTCTGATTATCGGTTTCTTATTTTTATATTTGATCGGTTTCCAACTGTTACCTTTAGCGAACCAGTTCCGCTATATGGTTCTCGTTCAGCTTTATCCAATCCATAAGAATCAGAAGAAGCAGGCGATTCAGTATCTACTCACATGGGTATTAATTATCGCGTCGGTTATTTTTGGTTTGATTGCTGCAGTCGTATTAGATGGGCAGCAGCGATGGGTTCCGCTAGCGGCTTATTTGATTGTTACTATGCTCTTTGTTAAACTATATGTACCAACTCGTTTGAAGAAGATGTCAGACTGA